The proteins below are encoded in one region of Acidobacteriota bacterium:
- a CDS encoding PaaI family thioesterase, with the protein MNSAVCWRAGVWNLPNPDNSDIYLMSSDDKTTIRLSRNTQHCYVCGPQNQAGLHVLFTRDGERGARGEYVAQPEHCGWPGMLHGGITFALMDEALAYALYFQGMFGVTAKAETRFREPIPAGAKVIIRAWVVAQRRRLVTAHAEIHLDDVTKTVLAETEATMFLQEAELQQEAPFDSGATAS; encoded by the coding sequence ATGAATTCCGCGGTATGCTGGAGAGCCGGTGTCTGGAATCTTCCTAATCCGGACAACAGCGATATCTACCTTATGTCTTCTGACGACAAGACAACCATTCGGCTCAGCCGAAACACACAGCACTGCTACGTCTGCGGGCCGCAGAATCAAGCGGGCCTGCATGTACTTTTCACTCGTGATGGCGAGCGCGGCGCGCGCGGGGAATATGTGGCACAACCGGAGCACTGCGGCTGGCCCGGCATGTTGCACGGCGGCATCACCTTTGCTCTGATGGATGAGGCCCTGGCCTACGCGCTCTACTTTCAGGGAATGTTCGGCGTAACCGCCAAGGCCGAGACGCGCTTCCGCGAACCTATCCCAGCCGGGGCGAAGGTGATCATTCGCGCCTGGGTGGTCGCGCAGCGCCGCCGCCTGGTAACTGCCCATGCCGAAATTCACTTGGATGATGTTACGAAAACCGTGCTGGCGGAAACGGAGGCCACCATGTTTCTTCAGGAGGCGGAGCTTCAACAGGAAGCGCCTTTCGACTCAGGCGCTACGGCTTCTTGA